The sequence below is a genomic window from Pseudomonadota bacterium.
AAATGCCTTCTTCAAGAGAGGGAGCCTGAGCCTTGTAATGAGACCAATTCCTGCTACTGTTCCGGACTTTGATACCCTTGGTCTTCCGGATTCATTGAAGGAATTTACACAATTAAGTGATGGACTTATTCTTATTACAGGTCCTACTGGAAGCGGGAAGTCTACCACCCTTGCATCCTTGATAGATATTATCAACAGGGAGAGGGCGTGTCATATTGTGACAATCGAAGACCCTATTGAATTTCATTTTAGCCCTGCGAAATCGATAATAAGCCAGAGAGAGGTTGGGAGGGATACAAAATCAGCCCATGAGGCACTAAGAAGGGTATTAAGGGAAGATTCTGATGTAATAGTTGTTCATGAGATAAGGGATATGGATTCGATGAGGGCAGCCCTGGAAATGGCTGAGACAGGACATCTTGTATTTTCAACCCTCCATACGATAAACGTCTCTCAGACTATTAACAGAATAGTCGATTTTTTCCCTGAAGGCGAGAAGAATAAAATCAGACTTTTGATTTCACAGGTACTTAAGGGTGTTGTTGCCCAGCAACTGGTGAGAAGGATAGATGGAAGAGGTTTTGTTTGTGCTGTTGAAGTTATGAAGGTCAATCCAGCTATAAAAAATCTCATTAAAGAAGAGAAGATTCATCAGATATATTCAATAATGGATGTTTCAAAGAATGAAGGTATGGTCACGATGAATGATGCACTGCTTGCCCTGTATAAAAGGGGATTCATAGACATGCCGGAGGTTATTGGACATTCTTCAGGAGAAAAGGGATTCATAGAAAAGGTTATTAAGGAGTCACCTCAGAGACATGATGTGTTTACAGGAAAGAGGTTCTTAGACC
It includes:
- a CDS encoding type IV pilus twitching motility protein PilT, coding for NAFFKRGSLSLVMRPIPATVPDFDTLGLPDSLKEFTQLSDGLILITGPTGSGKSTTLASLIDIINRERACHIVTIEDPIEFHFSPAKSIISQREVGRDTKSAHEALRRVLREDSDVIVVHEIRDMDSMRAALEMAETGHLVFSTLHTINVSQTINRIVDFFPEGEKNKIRLLISQVLKGVVAQQLVRRIDGRGFVCAVEVMKVNPAIKNLIKEEKIHQIYSIMDVSKNEGMVTMNDALLALYKRGFIDMPEVIGHSSGEKGFIEKVIKESPQRHDVFTGKRFLDLERGMITYEADFSSGNLSHFDTSGILLNTPLGLLFRDRGQLKENLHFIADYTILNGKKPPFPLKSLFKLSYKILDAKIEKHYYTLRLRVVIDNKNTFDIPEVPVELTKDGDWHTLTIPIPEGYTGKEIKYYMLLFDNNIKEIVFNNINFI